A genomic region of Catalinimonas niigatensis contains the following coding sequences:
- a CDS encoding VCBS repeat-containing protein, with product MNSKMREVWKICLLALGIATSCEPGEAPADAQNSLFRLMSAEETNIDFQNTIENSREFNIYTYRNFYNGGGVAIGDVNNDGFPDIYFSANMGPNKLYLNKGDRGAASFQFEDITQQAGVAGSRAWSTGVTMLDINGDGLLDIYVCNSGDIEGDDRQNELFINQGNNEEGMPIFTEEAEAYGLDDMGFSTHAAFFDYDKDGDLDVYLLNNSFRAIGSFNLKENERHQRDSLGGDKLYRNDTPLIPLSGGEERGIFVDVSEEAGIYGSIIGFGLGILVSDLDKDGWPDLYICNDFFERDYIYMNNRDGTFREELPAQIPSISMASMGADVSDLNGDGYPEIFVTEMLPQSDDRLKTSMTFENWNRYQHNVNNDYHHQFTRNMLHLNNGPVGEQAGNQNISFTEIGRLSGVEATDWSWSALMADLDNNGSKDIYITNGIYQDILNQDYLKFISSDVVVKSIVTEEGVNYEKLIEMIPSQPISNYVFSSDGKLVFQDSTQSWGLAQPGFSNGAAYADLDNDGDLDLVVNNVNMPPFIYQNQTNSFFPNHHYLKIKLNGKGQNTDAIGAKVTVIAGEKRFYLEQIPSRGFQSSVDHVLNFGLGELVHVDSLRVEWPSGSQSVLLDVSVDQMILLVESDAKEVARVSQAVYEETGSFSFQDISAQFPEGFAHEENTYSDFDKDALLFHMNSTEGPRIAVGDVNGDGREDIFIGGAKDHPAKLFLQNSRGQMLSSQTSLWEEEKRHEDVDALFFDANGDGDQDLYVVSGGSEYPTSSSALSDRLYLNDGKGNFTKSGQLLPTSKFESTSCVVAADYDQDGDQDLFVGVRLRDRLYGVPQNGYLLENDGKGNFTPASKEKAFGLQELGLIRDAVWVDYNTDGWMDLVVVGEWMGIHLFENQKGVLKDVTTQAGLANFQGWWHRVEAADLNSDGLMDLVVGNHGLNSRFRASQEKPIFCYINDFDGNGQVEQIICTFQGDSSYPLVLQHDLVKQLPYLRKKYLKNENYKGQQMKDIFSEEQLASSMVHQVTTLESMVLLNQGEGTFTAMPLPREAQISPAYALHIQDMDQDGHPDILLGGNLYETKPEVGRYDASRGIFLKGLGDGTFEAMPNLTMGLNVEGQLRDIAPVKIAGEEVLLMVKNNARVQALKIKTQSEKERNNPNL from the coding sequence ATGAATAGTAAGATGCGAGAAGTCTGGAAAATCTGTCTGCTGGCTTTGGGCATAGCCACTTCCTGTGAGCCTGGGGAAGCACCTGCTGATGCGCAAAATTCACTGTTCAGACTAATGTCGGCAGAAGAGACAAATATTGATTTTCAGAATACTATTGAGAACAGCCGTGAATTCAATATTTATACCTACCGTAATTTTTACAATGGAGGAGGTGTAGCCATTGGTGATGTAAACAATGATGGTTTTCCGGATATCTACTTCAGTGCCAACATGGGACCTAATAAGCTCTACCTGAATAAAGGAGACAGAGGGGCTGCCTCGTTTCAGTTTGAGGACATTACCCAGCAGGCAGGTGTGGCTGGAAGCAGGGCATGGTCTACCGGTGTGACAATGCTGGATATCAACGGCGACGGTTTATTGGACATATATGTCTGCAACTCTGGTGATATAGAAGGGGATGACCGGCAGAATGAGCTGTTTATCAATCAGGGGAATAATGAAGAAGGTATGCCCATTTTTACAGAAGAAGCAGAAGCCTATGGTCTGGATGATATGGGTTTTTCTACCCATGCTGCCTTCTTTGACTATGACAAAGATGGTGATCTGGATGTCTATCTGCTCAACAATTCCTTTCGGGCCATTGGCTCATTTAACCTGAAAGAGAATGAACGTCATCAGCGTGACAGCCTGGGTGGAGATAAGCTGTACAGAAATGATACCCCCCTCATTCCCCTCTCAGGGGGGGAAGAAAGGGGGATATTTGTGGATGTAAGCGAAGAAGCCGGAATCTATGGTAGCATCATTGGTTTTGGTCTCGGCATTCTGGTTTCCGACCTGGACAAAGATGGCTGGCCTGACCTGTATATCTGTAATGATTTTTTTGAGCGGGATTATATCTACATGAACAACAGAGATGGTACTTTCAGGGAAGAATTACCTGCCCAAATACCCTCCATCAGCATGGCTTCTATGGGTGCAGATGTATCCGATCTAAACGGAGATGGCTATCCGGAAATCTTTGTCACTGAAATGCTGCCCCAGAGCGATGATCGCCTGAAAACCAGTATGACCTTTGAAAACTGGAACAGATATCAGCACAATGTCAACAATGATTACCATCACCAGTTCACCCGCAACATGCTGCACCTGAATAATGGTCCGGTCGGAGAGCAAGCTGGTAACCAAAATATTTCTTTTACAGAAATCGGCAGGCTGAGTGGAGTAGAAGCGACCGACTGGAGCTGGAGTGCGCTGATGGCTGACCTGGATAATAATGGTAGCAAAGACATTTACATTACCAATGGAATTTATCAGGATATCCTTAACCAGGATTACCTCAAATTCATTTCCAGCGATGTAGTAGTCAAGAGCATCGTGACAGAAGAAGGCGTCAATTATGAAAAACTGATAGAAATGATTCCTTCTCAGCCCATTTCCAATTACGTTTTCTCCAGTGACGGAAAGTTGGTTTTTCAAGACAGTACACAGTCCTGGGGATTGGCTCAGCCGGGCTTTTCCAATGGAGCAGCCTATGCAGACCTGGACAATGATGGCGATCTGGACTTGGTGGTTAATAATGTCAATATGCCTCCTTTTATCTATCAGAACCAGACGAATTCTTTTTTCCCCAATCATCATTACCTCAAGATAAAGCTGAATGGAAAAGGACAGAATACAGATGCCATCGGCGCTAAAGTTACGGTCATTGCGGGCGAAAAAAGATTTTACCTGGAACAAATACCCAGCCGAGGTTTTCAGTCTTCGGTAGATCATGTCCTCAATTTTGGATTAGGCGAATTAGTCCATGTGGACTCATTGCGGGTAGAATGGCCATCAGGAAGTCAGTCCGTATTGTTGGACGTATCTGTAGATCAAATGATCTTACTGGTTGAATCAGATGCCAAAGAAGTAGCCAGAGTTTCTCAGGCAGTATATGAAGAAACAGGTTCTTTTTCTTTTCAGGATATCAGTGCACAATTCCCTGAAGGTTTTGCCCATGAAGAAAATACCTACAGCGACTTTGACAAAGATGCCCTGCTGTTTCATATGAATTCTACCGAAGGGCCGCGAATAGCAGTAGGAGATGTGAATGGAGATGGCAGAGAAGATATATTTATCGGCGGAGCCAAAGATCATCCGGCGAAGCTGTTTCTTCAAAATTCCAGAGGGCAGATGCTCAGTAGCCAGACCAGTTTGTGGGAAGAAGAAAAACGTCATGAAGATGTGGATGCCCTCTTTTTTGATGCTAATGGGGATGGTGATCAGGATTTATATGTAGTGAGTGGTGGAAGTGAGTACCCAACAAGTTCTTCTGCTTTGTCGGATCGCTTGTATCTGAATGATGGCAAAGGAAATTTCACAAAGTCGGGTCAACTGCTGCCTACCTCTAAATTTGAAAGCACTTCCTGTGTGGTAGCTGCGGACTATGACCAGGATGGAGACCAGGATTTGTTTGTAGGGGTGCGCCTGCGCGACAGGCTGTATGGTGTACCGCAAAACGGATATTTGCTGGAAAACGATGGTAAGGGCAACTTTACTCCAGCAAGCAAAGAAAAAGCTTTCGGACTACAGGAACTGGGCTTGATCCGAGATGCGGTCTGGGTGGATTATAATACAGATGGCTGGATGGACCTGGTGGTGGTAGGAGAGTGGATGGGCATCCACCTTTTTGAGAACCAAAAGGGCGTGCTTAAAGATGTCACCACCCAAGCCGGCTTGGCGAATTTTCAGGGCTGGTGGCATAGGGTGGAGGCTGCTGATCTGAACTCGGATGGGCTCATGGATCTGGTGGTAGGCAATCATGGTTTAAATTCCAGGTTCAGGGCCAGCCAGGAGAAACCCATTTTCTGTTATATCAATGATTTTGATGGCAACGGACAGGTAGAGCAAATCATTTGCACCTTTCAGGGCGACTCTTCCTATCCGCTGGTATTGCAGCACGATCTGGTGAAGCAACTCCCTTACCTGAGGAAGAAGTACCTGAAAAATGAAAATTATAAAGGTCAGCAGATGAAAGATATTTTCAGTGAAGAGCAACTGGCTTCTTCTATGGTGCATCAGGTGACTACGCTGGAAAGCATGGTGTTACTGAATCAGGGAGAGGGTACATTCACAGCCATGCCACTGCCCAGAGAGGCCCAGATTTCTCCTGCCTATGCGCTGCACATTCAGGATATGGATCAGGATGGACATCCGGATATTTTGCTGGGAGGAAACCTCTATGAAACCAAACCCGAAGTTGGCCGCTACGATGCCAGCCGTGGCATTTTTCTGAAAGGTCTGGGAGATGGTACTTTTGAAGCTATGCCCAACCTGACTATGGGCTTAAATGTAGAAGGCCAACTTCGCGACATTGCTCCAGTAAAAATCGCTGGAGAAGAAGTACTGCTGATGGTGAAAAACAATGCCAGAGTGCAGGCGCTAAAAATCAAAACGCAATCTGAAAAA
- a CDS encoding VCBS repeat-containing protein encodes MKCIDGKTFQSLIYRQKPAYYLSYVLCLGLWACQRTEPPELCTTASGKRFTLLSPAHTRIDFRNDLEYTEAFNTYTYRNFYNGAGVAIGDINNDGLPDLFFCGNMVSNRLYLNRGNFVFEDVTEVAGLESANVWSTGASLADVNGDGWLDIYVCKSGKPEGDQRHNELFINQGIDKEGISTFSEEAKAYGIADYGLSTHAAFFDYDKDGDLDMYLLNNSIRSVGGYDLRKDQRMIRDPDGGNKLYRNDGDHFKDVSEEAGIYGSAIGFGLGVTIGDVNKDGWQDIFVSNDFFEKDYLYLNNQDGTFVESLESLMGEISLGSMGADMADINNDTYPEIFVTEMLPEEEGRLKTKTIFEDWNKYQANIRAGYHRQFPRNVLQLNRGTVSETDKSQVAFSEISRLSGVDATDWSWGALIADLDNDGYKDIYVANGIYKDLTDLDYINFYANPLTIQKLLDEKGKFLKQIIDSIPSQALPNYAFQNNGDLTFTNQAEAWGLDCPSFSNGSAYADLDNDGDLDLVVSNVNMPPFILRNNSEASEKKNHFLTFKLEGKGMNTAGLGTQITLKTEGKTFYQELAPMRGYQSSVDPRLHFGLGDINTVDSVLIRWPDQAVQLLRNVTSDQILTVIQEEDETGSPVMLASTVEEALPLFEEVTQKYAIDHQHAKTSFVDFDRDPLLFHMLSAEGSVICKADVNGDGKEDMFVGGGVGQSATLYVQIENHQFKKLSQEAFELHSRAEDTDAVFLDADQDGDMDLYVCSGGNEFPSSSSTLSDRLYLNDGQGNFSASEQTLPTRQYENTSSVQAADFDGDGNVDLFVGVRAKPFLYGVPVNGYLLINKGKGEFEEVTSAIAPQLLELGMITDARWLDYDDDQDLDLLVVGEWMGVSLFENEHGKFTDVSDQAGLADTEGFWNAIAVADLDQDGDLDLVAGNHGLNSRFKASEGKPLSLYVNDFDGNGKAEQLITAYHGEEAYPLVMRSELISQLPSLKKKYLKFHDYKEQTIVDIFGQEQVDKSIRRTVVTTASSCFINENGRFVKKELPLEAQLAPVYALEIADFDHDGLPDILLGGNFHWSKPQVGIYDASRGLLLRGDGQGNFDPLSAAESGVFIRGEIRDILSIQAGKESLLMLLRNNDTMVVLKNNE; translated from the coding sequence TTGAAATGTATAGATGGAAAGACTTTTCAAAGTCTTATTTACAGGCAAAAACCTGCATATTACTTATCCTATGTCCTCTGCCTGGGCTTATGGGCTTGCCAAAGAACCGAACCCCCTGAACTTTGCACTACAGCAAGCGGTAAACGTTTTACGCTGCTTTCGCCTGCACATACCCGGATTGATTTTCGTAATGACCTGGAGTATACGGAGGCTTTCAACACCTATACCTACCGCAATTTTTACAATGGAGCAGGAGTAGCCATTGGCGATATCAACAATGATGGCTTGCCCGATCTCTTCTTTTGTGGCAATATGGTGAGCAACAGACTGTACCTAAACCGGGGAAACTTTGTGTTTGAAGATGTGACTGAAGTGGCAGGGCTTGAAAGTGCAAATGTCTGGTCCACAGGGGCAAGTCTGGCTGATGTCAATGGAGATGGATGGCTGGATATTTATGTCTGTAAATCCGGTAAGCCGGAAGGTGATCAGCGCCACAACGAGCTGTTTATCAATCAGGGCATTGACAAAGAAGGTATTTCAACTTTCAGCGAAGAGGCAAAAGCCTATGGCATTGCAGATTATGGACTGTCTACCCATGCTGCCTTTTTTGACTATGACAAAGACGGTGACCTGGACATGTACCTGCTCAACAATTCCATCCGTTCGGTAGGGGGTTATGACCTCCGCAAAGACCAGCGCATGATCCGTGACCCTGATGGAGGGAATAAACTCTATCGCAATGATGGAGATCATTTCAAGGATGTAAGCGAAGAAGCCGGCATCTATGGCAGTGCCATTGGCTTTGGGCTGGGGGTTACCATCGGTGATGTGAATAAAGATGGATGGCAGGATATTTTTGTCTCCAACGATTTTTTTGAAAAAGACTATCTCTACCTCAACAATCAGGATGGAACATTTGTAGAAAGTCTGGAAAGCCTGATGGGTGAAATCAGTCTGGGCTCTATGGGCGCCGATATGGCTGACATCAACAATGATACTTATCCTGAAATCTTTGTCACCGAGATGCTGCCCGAAGAGGAGGGAAGGCTCAAGACCAAAACCATTTTTGAGGATTGGAACAAATACCAGGCAAATATCCGGGCAGGTTACCATCGGCAGTTTCCCAGAAATGTACTTCAGCTGAACCGGGGTACTGTTTCTGAAACGGACAAATCTCAGGTTGCATTCAGCGAAATCTCCCGACTCTCAGGAGTAGATGCTACTGACTGGAGTTGGGGCGCGCTCATTGCCGATCTGGACAACGATGGGTACAAGGATATTTATGTGGCCAACGGCATTTACAAAGACCTCACCGACCTGGACTATATTAACTTTTATGCCAATCCGCTGACCATCCAAAAGCTGCTGGATGAAAAGGGTAAGTTTCTCAAACAGATAATTGATAGCATTCCCTCGCAGGCGCTTCCTAACTATGCTTTTCAGAATAATGGAGACCTGACTTTTACGAATCAGGCAGAAGCATGGGGGTTGGATTGTCCCAGTTTTTCCAATGGTTCGGCCTATGCTGACCTGGACAATGATGGCGACCTGGACCTGGTCGTCAGCAATGTGAATATGCCGCCCTTTATTTTGCGAAACAATTCGGAAGCTTCTGAGAAGAAAAACCATTTTCTGACGTTCAAACTGGAGGGAAAAGGGATGAATACTGCTGGGCTGGGCACACAGATCACGCTCAAAACGGAAGGAAAAACCTTTTATCAGGAACTGGCTCCCATGCGTGGCTACCAGTCTTCCGTGGACCCTCGCCTTCATTTTGGATTGGGCGACATTAACACCGTAGATTCCGTGCTCATCCGCTGGCCGGATCAGGCAGTACAACTGCTGAGAAATGTAACCTCAGATCAGATACTGACGGTGATTCAGGAAGAGGATGAAACAGGAAGTCCTGTGATGCTGGCAAGTACAGTGGAAGAAGCGCTGCCTCTGTTTGAGGAAGTGACGCAAAAGTACGCTATTGACCATCAGCATGCCAAGACAAGCTTTGTGGATTTTGATCGCGACCCGCTGCTTTTTCACATGCTCTCGGCAGAAGGCTCTGTCATTTGTAAAGCAGATGTAAACGGGGACGGAAAAGAGGATATGTTCGTAGGTGGAGGGGTAGGGCAATCCGCGACTTTGTACGTTCAAATTGAAAACCATCAGTTTAAAAAACTATCGCAGGAAGCTTTTGAGCTGCACAGCCGTGCCGAAGATACCGACGCAGTTTTTCTGGATGCCGATCAGGATGGAGACATGGACCTGTATGTATGCAGTGGGGGCAATGAGTTTCCTTCCAGTTCTTCTACACTCAGCGATCGCCTGTACCTCAATGATGGCCAGGGAAATTTTAGTGCATCTGAGCAAACACTTCCTACGCGCCAGTATGAAAATACTTCCAGTGTACAGGCAGCAGATTTTGATGGGGATGGTAATGTGGATTTGTTTGTAGGGGTACGGGCGAAACCCTTTCTTTATGGAGTGCCTGTAAACGGGTATCTACTCATAAATAAGGGCAAAGGTGAGTTTGAGGAAGTGACCTCAGCCATCGCGCCTCAACTGCTGGAACTGGGGATGATTACCGATGCCCGCTGGCTGGACTATGATGATGACCAGGACCTTGACCTGCTGGTGGTGGGAGAGTGGATGGGCGTCAGTCTTTTTGAAAATGAGCATGGAAAATTTACCGACGTATCAGATCAGGCAGGTTTGGCTGATACTGAAGGATTCTGGAATGCTATAGCCGTAGCCGACCTGGATCAGGATGGTGACCTTGACCTGGTGGCAGGTAATCATGGACTGAATAGCCGTTTTAAAGCTTCCGAAGGAAAGCCGCTGAGTCTCTATGTAAACGATTTTGATGGAAATGGAAAAGCGGAACAGCTTATCACCGCTTACCATGGTGAAGAAGCCTATCCACTGGTAATGCGTTCTGAACTGATTAGCCAGTTGCCTTCTCTGAAGAAAAAGTACCTGAAGTTCCATGATTATAAGGAGCAGACCATCGTGGACATCTTCGGACAGGAGCAGGTAGACAAATCTATCAGACGAACGGTAGTGACGACAGCATCTTCCTGTTTTATCAATGAAAATGGGCGTTTTGTCAAAAAAGAGCTGCCGCTGGAAGCCCAACTGGCTCCGGTATATGCCTTAGAAATTGCTGATTTTGATCATGATGGTCTTCCGGATATCCTTTTGGGAGGCAATTTTCACTGGTCCAAGCCTCAGGTCGGTATCTACGATGCCAGCCGCGGACTCCTGCTGAGAGGCGATGGGCAGGGCAATTTTGATCCCTTGAGTGCTGCTGAGTCGGGCGTGTTTATACGGGGAGAAATACGTGACATACTTTCCATACAAGCAGGAAAAGAGTCGCTGCTTATGTTGCTAAGAAACAATGATACGATGGTCGTACTTAAAAATAATGAGTAA
- a CDS encoding RagB/SusD family nutrient uptake outer membrane protein, with amino-acid sequence MKNILNKGLLCMTMLLGLSCSDLDTELYSELTPDDFFKTDDQFVAALGTAYTSLYNYSGDPWSVQELSTATSAAPAKFGPWDDGGIWARLHRHEWEITFGAFNASWNMGFGGISTCNRLIEQLQALAPPEQAERFVAELRALRAYYYFMMIDMFGDVPFITSFSEAEPNPSRTARAEVFNFLVNELNEVIPVLPAEVSTATYGRMNQWAARALLTKLYLNAEIYSGTPQWELAASTAQEIIDGGQFSIEANYFANFAVQNSGSSENIFVIPYEAGNANGFSLHMRTLHPLNAATYNFSTGPWNGYTALEEFYNSFSEEDVRKQMFIVGQQYSATGEPLMDPNGAIEVDTEGNPEPDGPPLIFTPYINELSPRAFSQSGARIGKFEFERGIQLDMDNDFPLLRYGDVLLMRAEALWRLNPASTEAVELIRQIRERSGLDIIDPLTEDALFDEIQREVAFEGHSRTNMIRFDRFNAPWWEKSASDPNKKLFPIPASQLNGNPNLVQNPGY; translated from the coding sequence ATGAAAAATATACTCAATAAAGGCTTGCTCTGTATGACAATGTTGTTGGGCCTCTCCTGTAGCGACCTGGATACAGAACTATACAGTGAATTAACACCCGACGACTTTTTTAAGACGGATGATCAGTTTGTGGCTGCCCTGGGAACGGCTTATACCTCATTGTATAATTACTCGGGTGATCCCTGGTCAGTACAGGAATTATCAACCGCTACCAGTGCGGCTCCTGCCAAATTTGGTCCCTGGGATGATGGAGGAATCTGGGCCAGATTACACCGTCATGAATGGGAAATCACTTTTGGAGCCTTCAACGCATCATGGAATATGGGTTTTGGAGGTATTTCTACCTGCAACCGTCTGATAGAACAACTACAGGCATTGGCGCCTCCCGAACAGGCTGAAAGGTTTGTGGCAGAATTAAGAGCACTAAGAGCCTACTACTATTTTATGATGATTGATATGTTTGGCGATGTGCCTTTCATTACGTCTTTCTCTGAAGCCGAACCCAATCCATCAAGAACAGCCAGGGCTGAAGTGTTTAATTTTTTGGTAAATGAGCTGAATGAAGTCATTCCCGTACTTCCGGCAGAAGTAAGCACAGCTACTTATGGACGTATGAATCAATGGGCAGCCCGGGCTTTGCTCACCAAGCTGTATCTGAATGCCGAAATCTACTCCGGTACACCACAGTGGGAACTGGCTGCTTCTACTGCTCAGGAGATCATTGATGGAGGGCAATTTTCTATAGAAGCTAATTACTTTGCCAATTTTGCAGTGCAGAACAGCGGTTCCAGTGAGAACATTTTTGTCATTCCTTACGAAGCAGGAAATGCCAATGGCTTCAGCTTGCATATGCGCACCCTGCATCCGCTGAATGCAGCGACCTATAATTTTTCTACTGGCCCGTGGAATGGATATACGGCGCTGGAAGAGTTTTATAACTCTTTTTCAGAAGAAGATGTGCGCAAGCAGATGTTTATCGTAGGGCAGCAGTATAGTGCTACCGGAGAGCCGCTTATGGATCCCAATGGAGCTATAGAAGTAGATACCGAAGGCAATCCTGAGCCTGACGGTCCTCCACTCATCTTTACACCTTACATCAACGAACTGAGCCCTCGTGCCTTTAGCCAGTCTGGTGCCCGTATCGGAAAATTTGAGTTTGAGCGTGGCATACAACTGGACATGGACAACGACTTTCCACTGTTGCGCTACGGTGATGTGTTGCTGATGAGGGCAGAAGCTTTGTGGAGACTCAATCCGGCAAGCACAGAAGCCGTAGAGTTGATCCGTCAGATTAGGGAAAGGTCAGGATTGGATATCATTGATCCTCTGACCGAAGATGCACTCTTTGATGAAATTCAGAGAGAAGTAGCTTTTGAAGGACACAGCCGTACCAACATGATTCGCTTTGATCGTTTTAATGCTCCGTGGTGGGAGAAAAGTGCTTCTGACCCTAACAAGAAGTTGTTTCCCATTCCAGCCAGTCAGTTGAACGGTAATCCTAATCTGGTACAAAATCCAGGATATTAA